In Paenibacillus sp. FSL R7-0345, a single window of DNA contains:
- a CDS encoding trypsin-like peptidase domain-containing protein — protein MGLFDDDFYSTKVPRRKRKELERSKVLTSRKWTVHRSRRTMATWQVSVISSAVSAVVAVLLFSLVTGQFTAEREAYIPQIGQKVTASSGDPFDRIVQAAALVRPAVVSIINHKEDNEELNILDESALGSGVIYKKDDDKAFIITNNHVIEGSGKLEVVTVDGVTHKAVLVGADKVTDIAVLSMDAKDVTTVAQIGDSSKLRLGETVIAIGNPLGLGDTLTSGIVSYTERTIPVSLNQDGVYDWEQQVIQTDAAINEGNSGGALVDLNGKVIGINTMKISDTGVEGLGFAIPANHVMKTADELASKGKISRSYLGVYSVDLSNPYVPLAEDQVKELNLPTSVKEGVVVLDAVGPAEEAGLQFNDVITKFDDQPITSTLSLRKYLYEQTEIGDELKITYYRNGELKQTTVKLLEKPVE, from the coding sequence GTGGGATTGTTCGATGACGATTTCTATTCAACCAAAGTACCGCGCCGCAAAAGAAAAGAGCTGGAGAGAAGCAAAGTGCTCACCAGCAGGAAATGGACGGTTCACAGATCCCGCCGTACGATGGCGACATGGCAGGTGTCTGTAATCAGCTCAGCAGTCAGTGCAGTTGTTGCCGTGCTGCTGTTCAGTCTCGTTACAGGACAGTTCACTGCGGAGAGGGAAGCCTATATACCACAGATCGGACAGAAGGTTACGGCGAGCAGCGGTGATCCGTTTGACCGGATTGTTCAGGCTGCCGCACTGGTACGTCCAGCGGTTGTGAGTATTATTAATCATAAAGAAGATAACGAGGAACTTAATATTCTCGATGAATCGGCACTGGGATCGGGAGTTATTTATAAGAAGGACGATGATAAAGCCTTTATCATTACAAATAATCATGTCATTGAAGGTTCGGGCAAGCTTGAAGTAGTGACGGTTGACGGCGTGACGCACAAAGCGGTTTTGGTAGGCGCAGACAAGGTTACGGATATTGCCGTACTGTCCATGGATGCCAAGGATGTGACAACCGTTGCCCAGATCGGTGATTCCTCCAAGCTGCGTTTGGGCGAGACGGTTATTGCCATCGGCAACCCGCTGGGTCTCGGGGATACCCTGACTTCCGGAATTGTCAGCTATACGGAGCGGACGATTCCGGTATCGCTGAACCAGGACGGGGTTTATGACTGGGAGCAGCAGGTTATCCAGACAGACGCAGCAATCAATGAAGGCAACAGCGGAGGGGCACTTGTTGATCTGAACGGCAAAGTGATCGGGATCAATACAATGAAGATCTCTGACACCGGAGTAGAAGGACTCGGGTTTGCCATTCCGGCCAACCATGTGATGAAGACAGCAGATGAGCTGGCTTCAAAGGGCAAAATTTCACGTTCCTACCTGGGTGTATATTCAGTGGATCTGAGTAATCCCTATGTCCCGCTGGCTGAGGATCAGGTGAAGGAGCTTAATCTGCCTACTTCAGTCAAAGAAGGGGTTGTTGTACTGGATGCAGTAGGCCCAGCCGAGGAGGCAGGTCTCCAGTTCAATGATGTGATTACAAAGTTTGATGACCAGCCGATTACCTCAACGCTGTCACTGCGCAAATATCTCTATGAACAGACGGAGATCGGGGATGAACTGAAAATTACGTATTACCGGAACGGGGAGTTGAAGCAGACGACTGTGAAACTTCTTGAGAAGCCGGTGGAATAA
- a CDS encoding MBL fold metallo-hydrolase, whose protein sequence is MGISFTVLSSGSTGNVTVVRNGETTLMIDAGLSAKRIDELLGMRELTGKDIDGILVTHEHSDHIKGLGAVARKYDLPIYANSKTWGAIDKGIGKIAEHNRILLETGTHRDFGSMRVESFAISHDAAEPVGYNFYDGKEKLCVATDLGYVSDKVRAALEGSDVLVLEANHDIEMLRMGRYPWNTKRRILGDMGHLSNEAAGAALSEILTGRTKRTYLAHLSLDHNMIDLARMSVRGAMEDRGCFYKDSEFKLCDTYYDRPTPWDKVSQP, encoded by the coding sequence ATGGGAATTTCATTTACAGTGCTGTCCAGCGGTTCTACCGGTAACGTGACAGTAGTACGCAACGGGGAAACAACACTGATGATTGACGCAGGGCTCAGCGCCAAGCGGATTGACGAGCTGCTGGGTATGCGCGAGCTGACAGGCAAGGATATAGACGGAATTCTGGTTACCCATGAGCATTCCGATCACATAAAAGGACTGGGGGCTGTTGCGCGTAAATACGATCTGCCGATCTACGCCAATAGCAAGACCTGGGGGGCAATCGACAAGGGAATAGGCAAAATCGCCGAGCATAACCGGATTCTTCTCGAGACCGGCACGCATCGTGATTTTGGCAGTATGAGAGTAGAGTCCTTTGCCATCTCTCATGATGCTGCTGAACCGGTAGGCTATAACTTCTATGACGGCAAAGAGAAGCTGTGCGTAGCGACAGATCTGGGCTATGTCAGCGATAAAGTCAGAGCGGCGCTGGAGGGCTCGGACGTGCTGGTGCTGGAAGCCAACCATGATATCGAGATGCTGCGGATGGGGCGTTACCCGTGGAATACGAAGCGGCGGATTCTTGGCGATATGGGCCATCTCTCCAATGAAGCGGCCGGGGCGGCGTTAAGCGAGATTCTGACCGGACGGACCAAACGGACCTATCTGGCGCATCTCAGCCTGGATCATAATATGATTGACTTGGCCAGAATGTCGGTACGCGGAGCTATGGAGGACCGGGGCTGCTTCTACAAAGACAGTGAGTTTAAACTATGTGATACCTACTATGACCGGCCTACGCCATGGGATAAGGTGAGCCAGCCATAA
- the yycI gene encoding two-component system regulatory protein YycI: MDWGRAKSVLIYAFLVLNLLLCYQLWMDLRDQATANLDFTSLSAETQAVMEQKGIRVLCPIPAATPQLPDITYIYSGEEQHDLPVQLKEPIDSGLMYSSFSELSDALQEEIPDIAGYRFDSQESEVGKFVLHPLVDQKYSLFRVKLELINSNQKIVAYRSPKIEIVAAGSVNENKDVQKVLPASQALSSLIEKYFPADAVVKEIELGYYGELFNSESQVASPMWRFWLEDGSAYYVDAISADIISPKTTE, encoded by the coding sequence ATGGACTGGGGCAGAGCAAAAAGTGTGCTGATTTACGCTTTTCTGGTTCTAAATCTGCTGCTGTGCTATCAGCTGTGGATGGATCTGCGCGATCAGGCCACTGCCAACCTGGATTTTACTTCCCTCTCGGCAGAGACGCAGGCCGTAATGGAACAGAAGGGCATTCGTGTACTCTGCCCGATTCCCGCGGCTACGCCTCAGCTGCCTGATATCACCTATATTTACTCCGGGGAGGAGCAGCATGATCTTCCGGTCCAGCTGAAGGAGCCTATTGACAGCGGACTGATGTACTCTTCCTTCTCAGAGCTGAGCGATGCCCTGCAGGAAGAGATTCCGGATATCGCAGGCTACCGTTTTGATTCCCAGGAAAGCGAAGTCGGCAAGTTCGTCCTTCACCCGCTGGTGGATCAGAAATACTCCTTATTCCGGGTGAAGCTGGAGCTGATCAACAGCAACCAGAAAATCGTTGCTTACCGTTCGCCGAAAATTGAAATTGTAGCAGCGGGCAGCGTCAACGAAAATAAGGATGTGCAAAAGGTGCTTCCGGCCTCCCAGGCGCTCAGCAGTCTGATCGAGAAATATTTTCCGGCGGATGCGGTAGTGAAGGAGATTGAACTGGGCTATTACGGGGAGCTGTTTAACTCTGAAAGCCAGGTGGCTTCACCGATGTGGAGATTCTGGCTGGAGGACGGCAGCGCCTATTACGTGGATGCGATCAGTGCGGACATTATCAGTCCTAAGACAACAGAGTAG
- the yycH gene encoding two-component system activity regulator YycH has translation MRERLKTWILAVLVLGSLVESYYLIYRLPGSDSAVMSENLYVKTDNMGPEEKVESLLYPDRMIIHMGGDKHTLFYPDSTFYDLIFNRLKGRSFESFQRRSVGDFDWDKIRSENAGIELSFGSGIPVTLLQRVMQLSPDSLFEGESIDRIWIYNVKNDSKAHAVFFSTRGDIVYEAAKADLTVQDVQQHVDFGINWTPYTVVNGDYYVPEEKLGLVEAEIPSGMYTIEQMQSNLFFDAGSTRYIPEKDGSKIYTDSKRSLQVDQELNWMSYSDPAALPAGESTPAKDALEAVDFVNQHGGWNGTYRLASTEEEKQERKVSFQQYYGSYPIMSRPQLQYGVIILELQQGTVSSYERSLMYTEEEQAVKRIVELPGGDELRAKLTQISSGSAVKDLIPAYIPVLQRETLRLTPVWRVTLNDGSVLTIS, from the coding sequence ATGAGGGAAAGACTCAAAACCTGGATTCTTGCTGTCCTGGTTCTCGGCAGTCTGGTAGAAAGCTATTATCTGATCTACCGGCTTCCGGGCAGTGATTCAGCGGTAATGTCCGAGAATCTGTATGTAAAAACCGATAATATGGGCCCGGAGGAAAAGGTTGAAAGCCTGCTCTATCCCGACCGGATGATTATTCATATGGGCGGGGACAAGCATACGCTGTTCTACCCTGATTCCACCTTTTATGATCTGATCTTTAACCGTCTTAAAGGCCGGAGCTTTGAAAGCTTCCAGCGGCGTTCAGTTGGGGACTTTGACTGGGACAAGATACGCAGCGAGAATGCCGGAATTGAGCTGAGCTTCGGCTCAGGCATCCCGGTTACGCTGCTGCAGCGGGTAATGCAGCTGTCCCCGGATTCGCTGTTTGAGGGAGAGAGCATTGACCGGATCTGGATTTATAATGTCAAAAATGACTCCAAGGCGCATGCCGTCTTTTTCAGCACCAGAGGTGATATTGTGTATGAGGCGGCCAAAGCGGATCTTACCGTACAGGATGTGCAGCAGCATGTTGACTTCGGTATCAACTGGACCCCTTATACGGTGGTGAACGGAGATTATTATGTGCCTGAAGAGAAGCTGGGGCTGGTTGAGGCTGAGATTCCATCCGGAATGTATACCATTGAACAGATGCAGAGCAATCTTTTCTTTGATGCGGGGAGCACCCGGTACATTCCGGAAAAAGACGGCTCCAAGATCTATACCGACAGCAAGCGCAGCCTCCAGGTGGATCAGGAGCTCAACTGGATGAGCTACAGTGACCCTGCGGCGCTGCCGGCCGGGGAGAGTACGCCTGCGAAGGATGCACTGGAGGCCGTCGATTTCGTTAATCAGCACGGGGGCTGGAACGGGACGTACCGGCTGGCTTCCACGGAAGAAGAAAAGCAGGAACGTAAGGTATCATTCCAGCAGTATTACGGCTCTTATCCGATTATGAGCCGGCCGCAGCTGCAGTACGGGGTTATTATTCTGGAGCTGCAGCAGGGCACCGTCTCTTCCTATGAGCGGTCGCTGATGTATACAGAGGAAGAGCAGGCTGTGAAGCGGATTGTAGAGCTTCCCGGTGGTGACGAGCTTAGGGCCAAGCTAACCCAGATCAGCTCAGGTTCTGCAGTGAAGGATCTGATTCCGGCGTATATACCTGTGCTGCAGCGGGAAACGCTGCGCCTTACACCGGTATGGCGGGTTACCCTAAATGATGGAAGTGTGCTTACGATCAGCTAG
- the walK gene encoding cell wall metabolism sensor histidine kinase WalK, with protein MKKWLSFFRTIQARLTIIYVLLILVAMQLIGVYFVSSMKNSLTENFTKDLKARAEMLSILTADKLGSETGTTDEETAVESLRGMVNNLYINGAEIQVLDASGKIITTSVPSQNDYVGQRNTQTVVSRALQGISDNEEYIIADDNVRKKVVAKPVLAGDKVVGAIYIAADMKDLYATMSRINSVFLSGLLLALALTAVLCVILAHTITHPIKEMTRHATALAEGKFNRRMPEFGNDEIGQLSQAFNYMTGRLREALSQNEEEKEKLASILTNMSDGVVATDESGRVILMNTRAADMLGSEGPLPEGAPLDELLGLDHEQTGSLAEGNAQSALIHLSPMGGGDPNIVRVTFTPIHRREGGIAGTIAVLQDVTEQENLEESRREFVANVSHELRTPLTTIKSYVEALDDGALDDQQLAVRFVGVIRNETERMIRLVTDLLHLSRLDSKESSLRIQQTDISEMLEDVADRFSFQIRQKRIHISTIVHKDVALAWLDRDQIDQVLGNLVSNALKYTPEGGKIGLQAVLSEDGMLAISVRDSGIGIPKKDIERIFERFYRVDKARSRNMGGTGLGLSIAREIVKAHGGSISLQSELNEGSLVTFTLPLLNQQRGSEG; from the coding sequence ATGAAGAAATGGCTGTCCTTTTTCCGGACAATCCAGGCCAGGCTGACTATTATTTATGTACTGCTGATCTTGGTGGCGATGCAGCTGATTGGTGTTTATTTTGTCAGCTCGATGAAGAACTCACTGACTGAGAACTTCACCAAGGATCTGAAGGCGCGGGCGGAGATGCTGTCCATCCTGACTGCGGATAAGCTGGGCAGTGAAACGGGAACGACGGATGAGGAGACTGCGGTGGAGAGCCTGCGCGGGATGGTCAACAACCTGTACATTAACGGTGCGGAAATTCAGGTGCTGGATGCGAGCGGCAAGATTATTACGACTTCCGTTCCGTCCCAGAATGACTATGTGGGCCAGCGCAATACCCAGACCGTGGTCAGCCGGGCGTTGCAGGGGATCAGCGACAATGAGGAATATATTATTGCTGATGATAATGTGCGCAAAAAGGTGGTAGCGAAGCCGGTGCTGGCCGGCGATAAAGTCGTCGGAGCCATTTATATCGCTGCTGATATGAAGGACCTGTATGCAACGATGAGCCGGATTAACAGCGTATTTCTCTCCGGCCTGCTGCTGGCCCTGGCGCTGACGGCTGTACTATGCGTCATTCTGGCCCATACGATAACCCATCCGATTAAGGAGATGACCCGTCATGCCACTGCGCTTGCCGAAGGCAAGTTCAACCGCAGGATGCCGGAGTTTGGCAACGATGAGATCGGCCAGCTGAGCCAGGCATTTAACTATATGACAGGCCGGCTGCGCGAGGCACTGTCGCAGAATGAGGAAGAGAAGGAGAAGCTGGCCTCTATTCTGACCAATATGAGCGATGGCGTGGTTGCTACCGACGAGAGCGGCAGGGTCATCCTGATGAATACCCGTGCTGCCGATATGCTGGGATCGGAAGGTCCGCTGCCGGAGGGAGCTCCGCTTGATGAACTGCTCGGCTTGGATCATGAGCAGACAGGGTCACTTGCTGAGGGAAATGCCCAGTCGGCATTGATTCACCTGTCACCGATGGGCGGCGGAGACCCGAACATCGTACGGGTAACGTTCACTCCGATTCACCGGCGGGAAGGCGGGATCGCGGGGACGATTGCCGTGCTGCAGGATGTTACAGAGCAGGAGAATCTGGAGGAGTCACGGCGTGAATTCGTGGCCAATGTTTCGCATGAGCTGCGGACCCCGCTGACGACGATCAAGAGCTACGTGGAAGCGCTGGATGACGGGGCGCTGGATGACCAGCAGCTGGCCGTGCGGTTCGTTGGCGTTATCCGCAACGAGACGGAGCGGATGATCCGGCTGGTCACAGACCTGCTGCATCTGTCGCGGCTCGATTCCAAGGAGTCGAGCTTACGCATCCAGCAGACCGATATCTCCGAGATGCTGGAGGATGTGGCCGACCGCTTCTCGTTCCAGATCCGCCAGAAGCGGATTCACATCAGCACGATCGTGCACAAGGATGTCGCCCTGGCCTGGCTGGACCGTGACCAGATTGACCAGGTGCTGGGCAATCTCGTGTCCAATGCACTGAAATATACGCCGGAGGGCGGTAAAATCGGTCTGCAGGCAGTACTAAGCGAAGACGGAATGCTGGCCATATCCGTACGTGATTCCGGGATCGGGATTCCCAAGAAGGACATCGAGCGTATCTTTGAGCGCTTTTACCGGGTGGACAAGGCCCGTTCACGGAACATGGGCGGCACCGGCCTCGGACTTTCAATTGCCCGGGAAATTGTCAAAGCACACGGCGGTTCGATTTCCCTGCAATCGGAGCTTAACGAGGGCTCGTTAGTCACATTTACGCTGCCTCTGCTGAATCAGCAAAGGGGGAGTGAGGGATGA
- the yycF gene encoding response regulator YycF — MQMGTILVVDDEQPIADILKFNLEKEGYEVICAFDGNSAVELALSKRPDLMLLDLMLPGKDGMDVCREVRLAHLDIPIIMLTAKDGEIDKVLGLELGADDYVTKPFSTRELLARVKAQMRRQHKPVSAGSPNETAESKQGVQHFGLFVDTDMYMVYKDGEPLDLTHREYELLYYMIRHAGKVMTREHLLQAVWGFEYFGDVRTVDVTIRRLREKIEENPSKPEYIFTRRGLGYLMHSPKSGGL; from the coding sequence ATGCAGATGGGGACGATTCTGGTAGTTGACGATGAACAGCCGATTGCGGATATTTTAAAGTTCAATTTAGAAAAAGAAGGCTATGAGGTAATCTGCGCTTTTGACGGCAACAGCGCAGTAGAGCTGGCATTGTCCAAACGGCCTGATCTGATGCTGCTCGATCTCATGCTTCCCGGCAAGGACGGAATGGATGTATGCCGCGAGGTACGCCTTGCGCATCTGGATATTCCGATTATTATGCTGACCGCCAAGGACGGGGAGATCGATAAGGTGCTGGGCCTTGAGCTTGGGGCCGATGATTATGTAACAAAGCCCTTCAGCACACGTGAGCTGCTGGCCAGAGTTAAAGCTCAGATGCGGCGCCAGCATAAGCCGGTATCAGCAGGCTCACCTAATGAAACAGCCGAGAGCAAGCAGGGTGTCCAGCACTTCGGGCTGTTCGTCGATACGGATATGTACATGGTCTATAAAGACGGGGAGCCGCTGGATCTGACCCACCGTGAATATGAGCTGCTCTATTATATGATCCGCCATGCCGGTAAAGTCATGACCCGGGAGCATCTGCTGCAGGCGGTATGGGGATTCGAATACTTCGGTGATGTGCGGACTGTGGATGTAACAATCCGGCGCCTGAGAGAGAAAATTGAGGAGAATCCCAGCAAGCCGGAGTACATTTTTACCCGGCGGGGACTGGGTTATTTGATGCATAGCCCCAAAAGCGGGGGCCTGTGA